One genomic window of Chelonia mydas isolate rCheMyd1 chromosome 27, rCheMyd1.pri.v2, whole genome shotgun sequence includes the following:
- the HSD17B1 gene encoding 17-beta-hydroxysteroid dehydrogenase type 1 isoform X3 codes for MEKTVVLITGCSSGIGLGLAVRLASDASRRFKVYATMRNLAKKERLLECVRGCHASTLEILQLDVTDPLSLAAAAQQVPEQRVDVLVCNAGVGLMGPLETCSYQAMKTIFDVNVFGTIGTIQAFLPGMKRRKAGKIIISSSVGALQGIPFNAVYCASKFAVEGLCESLAVILQPFNVHITLIECGPVNTSFLANLQSTVTEGSVLQGLDPQTCALYSQYLQHCQSLFRDVAQDTEEVLQVFLEAICTPCPPLRSFTTQFFMPLTRLKLTSPDGSEYVRAMHKFVFSAGEAQGDRA; via the exons ATGGAGAAAACCGTGGTGCTCATTACAGGCTGCTCCTCGGGGATCGGCCTGGGGCTGGCTGTGCGCCTGGCCTCGGACGCCTCCCGCAGGTTTAAAG TCTACGCCACCATGCGCAACCTGGCCAAGAAGGAGCGGCTGCTGGAGTGCGTGCGGGGCTGCCACGCCAGCACCCTGGAGATCCTGCAGCTGGATGTCACCGACCCGCTCTCGCTCGCCGCAGCCGCGCAGCAGGTGCCGGAGCAGCGTGTCGACGTGCTGG tgtgcaatgcaggggtggggctgatggGCCCCCTGGAGACCTGCTCCTACCAGGCCATGAAGACCATCTTCGATGTGAACGTGTTTGGGACCATTGGCACCATCCAGGCCTTTCTGCCCGGCATGAAGCGCCGCAAGGCCGGCAAGATAATCATTTCTAGCAGTGTGGGGGCGCTGCAAG GGATCCCCTTCAATGCCGTGTACTGCGCCAGCAAGTTTGCCGTGGAAGGTCTGTGTGAGAGCCTGGCTGTGATCCTGCAGCCGTTCAACGTGCA caTCACGCTGATCGAGTGCGGCCCAGTCAATACGAGCTTCCTGGCCAACCTGCAGAGCACGGTCACCGAGGGCAGCGTGCTGCAAGGCCTGGACCCGCAGACCTGTGCCCTGTACAGCCAGTACCTCCAGCATTGCCAGAGCCTCTTCCGCGACGTGGCCCAAGACACCGAGGAGGTCCTGCAG GTGTTCTTGGAAGCcatctgcaccccctgccccccgctgcgCTCTTTCACCACCCAGTTCTTCATGCCGCTCACCCGGCTCAAGCTGACAAGCCCTGACGGCTCAGAGTACGTCCGCGCCATGCACAAGTTCGTGTTCTCTGCGGGCGAGGCCCAGGGCGACCGGGCGTGA
- the HSD17B1 gene encoding 17-beta-hydroxysteroid dehydrogenase type 1 isoform X2, producing the protein MVQSTAEPLSFGFAGAAHIRRVFTHQSGGPPLEAEKIPRQLPSGWGGLQAAPTPKPGTCSLLVYATMRNLAKKERLLECVRGCHASTLEILQLDVTDPLSLAAAAQQVPEQRVDVLVCNAGVGLMGPLETCSYQAMKTIFDVNVFGTIGTIQAFLPGMKRRKAGKIIISSSVGALQGIPFNAVYCASKFAVEGLCESLAVILQPFNVHITLIECGPVNTSFLANLQSTVTEGSVLQGLDPQTCALYSQYLQHCQSLFRDVAQDTEEVFLEAICTPCPPLRSFTTQFFMPLTRLKLTSPDGSEYVRAMHKFVFSAGEAQGDRA; encoded by the exons ATGGTGCAATCCACAGCAGAGCCTTTGTCCTTTGGATTTGCTGGAGCCGCCCATATCAGGAGGGTCTTTACTCACCAGAGTGGGGGGCCTCCCCTGGAGGCAGAGAAGATCCCCCGCCAACTGCCCAGTGGCTGGGGGGGATTGcaagcagcccccaccccaaagccgGGCACTTGTTCTCTCCTAGTCTACGCCACCATGCGCAACCTGGCCAAGAAGGAGCGGCTGCTGGAGTGCGTGCGGGGCTGCCACGCCAGCACCCTGGAGATCCTGCAGCTGGATGTCACCGACCCGCTCTCGCTCGCCGCAGCCGCGCAGCAGGTGCCGGAGCAGCGTGTCGACGTGCTGG tgtgcaatgcaggggtggggctgatggGCCCCCTGGAGACCTGCTCCTACCAGGCCATGAAGACCATCTTCGATGTGAACGTGTTTGGGACCATTGGCACCATCCAGGCCTTTCTGCCCGGCATGAAGCGCCGCAAGGCCGGCAAGATAATCATTTCTAGCAGTGTGGGGGCGCTGCAAG GGATCCCCTTCAATGCCGTGTACTGCGCCAGCAAGTTTGCCGTGGAAGGTCTGTGTGAGAGCCTGGCTGTGATCCTGCAGCCGTTCAACGTGCA caTCACGCTGATCGAGTGCGGCCCAGTCAATACGAGCTTCCTGGCCAACCTGCAGAGCACGGTCACCGAGGGCAGCGTGCTGCAAGGCCTGGACCCGCAGACCTGTGCCCTGTACAGCCAGTACCTCCAGCATTGCCAGAGCCTCTTCCGCGACGTGGCCCAAGACACCGAGGAG GTGTTCTTGGAAGCcatctgcaccccctgccccccgctgcgCTCTTTCACCACCCAGTTCTTCATGCCGCTCACCCGGCTCAAGCTGACAAGCCCTGACGGCTCAGAGTACGTCCGCGCCATGCACAAGTTCGTGTTCTCTGCGGGCGAGGCCCAGGGCGACCGGGCGTGA
- the HSD17B1 gene encoding 17-beta-hydroxysteroid dehydrogenase type 1 isoform X1: MVQSTAEPLSFGFAGAAHIRRVFTHQSGGPPLEAEKIPRQLPSGWGGLQAAPTPKPGTCSLLVYATMRNLAKKERLLECVRGCHASTLEILQLDVTDPLSLAAAAQQVPEQRVDVLVCNAGVGLMGPLETCSYQAMKTIFDVNVFGTIGTIQAFLPGMKRRKAGKIIISSSVGALQGIPFNAVYCASKFAVEGLCESLAVILQPFNVHITLIECGPVNTSFLANLQSTVTEGSVLQGLDPQTCALYSQYLQHCQSLFRDVAQDTEEVLQVFLEAICTPCPPLRSFTTQFFMPLTRLKLTSPDGSEYVRAMHKFVFSAGEAQGDRA, encoded by the exons ATGGTGCAATCCACAGCAGAGCCTTTGTCCTTTGGATTTGCTGGAGCCGCCCATATCAGGAGGGTCTTTACTCACCAGAGTGGGGGGCCTCCCCTGGAGGCAGAGAAGATCCCCCGCCAACTGCCCAGTGGCTGGGGGGGATTGcaagcagcccccaccccaaagccgGGCACTTGTTCTCTCCTAGTCTACGCCACCATGCGCAACCTGGCCAAGAAGGAGCGGCTGCTGGAGTGCGTGCGGGGCTGCCACGCCAGCACCCTGGAGATCCTGCAGCTGGATGTCACCGACCCGCTCTCGCTCGCCGCAGCCGCGCAGCAGGTGCCGGAGCAGCGTGTCGACGTGCTGG tgtgcaatgcaggggtggggctgatggGCCCCCTGGAGACCTGCTCCTACCAGGCCATGAAGACCATCTTCGATGTGAACGTGTTTGGGACCATTGGCACCATCCAGGCCTTTCTGCCCGGCATGAAGCGCCGCAAGGCCGGCAAGATAATCATTTCTAGCAGTGTGGGGGCGCTGCAAG GGATCCCCTTCAATGCCGTGTACTGCGCCAGCAAGTTTGCCGTGGAAGGTCTGTGTGAGAGCCTGGCTGTGATCCTGCAGCCGTTCAACGTGCA caTCACGCTGATCGAGTGCGGCCCAGTCAATACGAGCTTCCTGGCCAACCTGCAGAGCACGGTCACCGAGGGCAGCGTGCTGCAAGGCCTGGACCCGCAGACCTGTGCCCTGTACAGCCAGTACCTCCAGCATTGCCAGAGCCTCTTCCGCGACGTGGCCCAAGACACCGAGGAGGTCCTGCAG GTGTTCTTGGAAGCcatctgcaccccctgccccccgctgcgCTCTTTCACCACCCAGTTCTTCATGCCGCTCACCCGGCTCAAGCTGACAAGCCCTGACGGCTCAGAGTACGTCCGCGCCATGCACAAGTTCGTGTTCTCTGCGGGCGAGGCCCAGGGCGACCGGGCGTGA
- the HSD17B1 gene encoding 17-beta-hydroxysteroid dehydrogenase type 1 isoform X4 codes for MRNLAKKERLLECVRGCHASTLEILQLDVTDPLSLAAAAQQVPEQRVDVLVCNAGVGLMGPLETCSYQAMKTIFDVNVFGTIGTIQAFLPGMKRRKAGKIIISSSVGALQGIPFNAVYCASKFAVEGLCESLAVILQPFNVHITLIECGPVNTSFLANLQSTVTEGSVLQGLDPQTCALYSQYLQHCQSLFRDVAQDTEEVLQVFLEAICTPCPPLRSFTTQFFMPLTRLKLTSPDGSEYVRAMHKFVFSAGEAQGDRA; via the exons ATGCGCAACCTGGCCAAGAAGGAGCGGCTGCTGGAGTGCGTGCGGGGCTGCCACGCCAGCACCCTGGAGATCCTGCAGCTGGATGTCACCGACCCGCTCTCGCTCGCCGCAGCCGCGCAGCAGGTGCCGGAGCAGCGTGTCGACGTGCTGG tgtgcaatgcaggggtggggctgatggGCCCCCTGGAGACCTGCTCCTACCAGGCCATGAAGACCATCTTCGATGTGAACGTGTTTGGGACCATTGGCACCATCCAGGCCTTTCTGCCCGGCATGAAGCGCCGCAAGGCCGGCAAGATAATCATTTCTAGCAGTGTGGGGGCGCTGCAAG GGATCCCCTTCAATGCCGTGTACTGCGCCAGCAAGTTTGCCGTGGAAGGTCTGTGTGAGAGCCTGGCTGTGATCCTGCAGCCGTTCAACGTGCA caTCACGCTGATCGAGTGCGGCCCAGTCAATACGAGCTTCCTGGCCAACCTGCAGAGCACGGTCACCGAGGGCAGCGTGCTGCAAGGCCTGGACCCGCAGACCTGTGCCCTGTACAGCCAGTACCTCCAGCATTGCCAGAGCCTCTTCCGCGACGTGGCCCAAGACACCGAGGAGGTCCTGCAG GTGTTCTTGGAAGCcatctgcaccccctgccccccgctgcgCTCTTTCACCACCCAGTTCTTCATGCCGCTCACCCGGCTCAAGCTGACAAGCCCTGACGGCTCAGAGTACGTCCGCGCCATGCACAAGTTCGTGTTCTCTGCGGGCGAGGCCCAGGGCGACCGGGCGTGA